The Thermoanaerobacterium thermosaccharolyticum DSM 571 region AATTAAGTGAAAGGAATCAAAATATGGGTAAAATAGTAGAGCTTAAAGATGTTAGTTTTTCTTATGATGATAAAAAGGTGTTTAATAATATCAATCTAACTATCGATGATGGCGAATTTGTAGGCCTTATTGGGCCTAATGGTTCAGGCAAAAGCACTCTTGTAAAGATCATGATAGGAGATCTTACGCCTTCATCAGGAGAAGTCCTTATAAACGGGATAAATGTAAAAGACATAAAAAACAGATCTATAATCGGGTATGTCCCTCAAAAATCTTATTCATTTAACGCTTCTTTTCCAGCAAGTGTAAAAGAAGTCGTCTCAATGGGACTTTATGGGAAATTAGGGTTATTTAAAAAACTTTCCAAAGACGACTGGGAAATTGTAAATAACGCTTTAAATACTGTCGACATGATTGATTATAAAGACAGGCTTATCGGAAATCTGTCTGGAGGCCAACAGCAGAGGGTATTTATAGCAAGAGCGCTTGTCAGCAATCCTAAGATTTTATTTTTAGATGAACCGACGACAGGTATTGATGCAAAGTCAGAAGACACGCTCTATAAAATACTTGATACTTTAAATAAGGAAAATAAAATAACGATTATCATGGTCACTCATGATGTTTGGGCAATAACTGACAAGGTATCTCGAATCGTATGCATGGGAAATGGCAAATTATATGATAGATGCGACACACTGGACTTTTCGAAAAAAGGATTAGCGGAAATATACGGATACCCTGTCAAACTGGATATGCACCATCACCAAAGTGAAAATATCAATAATCGACTTTAGATTGAGGTGTTATAATGCTTAATATTTTTACATACGACTTTATGATCAGGGCGTTTTTGGCAGGCGGTTTTATATCGGTAATAGCACCATTAGTCGGCAGTTTCTTAGTGCTAAGAAGGCTATCGCAGATGGGTGATACGCTATCCCACGTAGCACTGTCAGGCGTAGCAGCAGGATTTCTGATTGGAATAAATCCAACAATTGGCTCTATAATCTTCGTAATAATATCGTCTTTCGGAATTGAACGCTTGAGAAAATCGTACTTTAGATATTCAGAAATATCTATTGCAGTTGTCATGTCTGCAGGAATGGCAATTGCAGTAATACTTCTAAGTTTATCCAGCGGAAGCCCTGCAAACATAATGAATTATCTCTTTGGAAGCATAATATCAATTAATAACACTGATGTATTGCTATCACTACTACTTAGCATTGCAGTAATAACTGTAATTTATATCTTCTACAAAGAGCTTCTATACATTACATTTGACGAAGAAGCTGCTTTGATATCGGGAATTCCCGTCAACATGGTAAATATAATATTTACTATGATTGTCGCCATAACTGTAGCAGTATCCATGAGAATAGTCGGAGCACTTTTGGTATCAGCACTAATGGTGATACCTGCTGCAGCAAGCCTTAAAATCGCCAAAAACTTCAGACAGACTATTTTTTATGCCATACTGTTTTCCTTTATATCTGTATTTGCAGGCATAATACTATCTTTTTATCTCAATCTTTCACCTGGCGGCAGCATTGTAATTGTTTCTCTCATAATCATGGGTTTAGCAAGTATAAAGAAAGCAGGTAACTAACCTGCTTTTTTTGTTTTTAACTTGGATAATAAAATGTACTAATTTAATTCCAACTCCTAAAACCTCCTAACTGTGAAAATATTTTTTCACAATAATTATTGAAAGTCTTGCTGTGGCGATTCACAAAATAAATGATTGTCTTTTTTGAATATATGTAGCAAAATCTTAAAAAAGATATAACCAATTAATGCTCCAAATACATTTAATATAAAATCATTTATATCACAAATTTTATATGCAAAACCGTATATTAGTGAAACAAGCAATTGTGTTATTTCGATACAAAAAGATGTTATTGTACATAAAGATATATTTTTTCTAAATGAAATATACTTATAGTTAATAAAAGGCATTAAAAATGCCAAAGGCATCAAAAGTACAATATTTCCTATTATTTGTATTTTTGTGTAATGTATCATTGGTAATAACGGAATTAAATTATATGATTTATTTTTTGTGCCATTTAAAAACTGAATCATATCACTTTGTATTGGTATAGGAAAAAACACGGTATTTATTAAAACTGCAATATAAACAACTAAAACCGCATATATAATATATTTTTCAAATTTAGCTTTTTTATAATATAATTTAAGAGCTATTATTACATAAATAACAAGAAATAAAATTTTAAAAAGAATATTAAATTCCAACATATTGCAAGAACATCCTCCATTTTGAAATTATTGCAGGATCCGTCATCGAACTTGTAAGCCCTGCTTTTACGCATCTTTTATATGAATAAAGTATTTCATCATATATTTTCATATTTCCAATATAAATCCCCACGCAAAACTTGTAAATTCATTCTCTCACAATATAAAACAAATTTCTAAGGAATTTGTTACAGTTTTTATAAAAATTTTTATATTTTTTTATAGTAAACAATCAATTGTATCTTTGTGAACAAGTACACAAATTCCCACACCTTTTCGCGAATATCTAATTCTATGAAAATCCTTTACCTCCTCAAACAGAAAATTCCCCAAAAAATAAGTCTGCGGAAACATAAAGCACACTTCAATATTTAATTAAAAATCTTTAAAGCCTTTGATTTCAACCTATTTATTCTTACTTTTATTAAACATAAATCAAATATCTTTCTTGATTTTTTTAATCATTTATATAAGCCATCACTGGGCGGTGATCTGAAATATCCACTTGCAATACTTTGCTTTTTGTTGCATCAATCGAAGTTCCACAGTTAAATAAAAAATCAATCTTTGGATTATTAGAATTATTATAGCATTCCAGTGTGCATATACCTGCAGGTCCACTATCAACCATAGAAAAAACATTATTGAGCATTATATTATAGGTATCTGAGTTTTCTCCATCGTTCAAATCACAACCAATAATCAATCTTTCATTTGAAAATCCATTATTATTTAATTCATCTTTAATCTTTTGTGCTTGAATCACTTGATCACCGTTTAAGCCTAGATGGGCAGTTCCTACATAAAAGTAAGAACTGCCAAAATCAACACGTACAAGAAGAAAGCTGCGATTTTCTGAACTATTTACCTTAGACAAGTAAACCCTTAAAGCCGTTGTCAAAGAGCAACTACTTATAATTGCATTACCATAATAACATGGATTCATATTAATAGATGTAATATATTTATAATTCCAAGTCGTCCCAGTAATCGCGGTAAGTTTATTAGAAATATACTCTGCCTGATGAATATTTGTGCCAGATCGTATAGTATATGCATCAACTTCTTGAAGACAGACAATTGAAGCTCCCGAAGTTTTAATTTCATCCGCGATTTTATCCAGATTTTCCGTTTTCGGATCTGGATAACCGCCATCCTTGTTTTGTCCAGCTTTAATATTCCACGTAAGAATATTTATTGTCATAATTATTCCCCCTATACTTTTTTAATTTTATGCAATAGAATCGATATCTGCTTCCATATTCTGCTCTTTTATAAAGCTGTAAAAATACCCTCCTTTTTCCACCAGTTCTTCGAAGTTTCCCTCTTCTACAACTTTCCCCTTATCAATTACATATATTGTGTCTGCATCTTTTATTGTCGATAATCTATGAGCTATTTTAACAACAGTTTTATCTTTCAAATATTTGTCTATATTTTCCGATATATGCTTCTGCGATAAGCTATCCAAAGCAGATGTTGCTTCATCGAAAATTACAATTTTCGAATCACTTAAGATTGCTCTGGCGATGGCTATCCTTTGCTTTTGTCCACCTGACAATTTTACTCCCTTTTCTCCAACAATAGTTTCAAATTCTTGAGGCAGATTTGTAATAAAGTCATAAATATCCACCTCTTTGCATATTTTGTCTACATAATCTCTATCTATGTTCCTATTCAATGTTAGATTGTTTAATATGGTATCGTCAAATAATAATAAGTCCTGCGTCACTATCGAAATCTTACTTCTTATGTGTTTAAGATTATATTCATTTATAGGTACATCATCTATTGTTATGTTCCCCTCATCAACATCCCACAATCTATACACCAATTTCGCAATAGTTGATTTTCCGCACCCACTTGCGCCAACTAGTGCTGTTACTTTGCCATTTTCAAATTTTAAACTTATTTTATCCAAAATCTTATTATTGTCTTTATATGAGAAGCTAACATCATTAAAAGAGATATCTCCCTTAAAATTATCGCATCTATAGCCTTTATTGTCCTGTTTTATAGATATGGGTTCATCTACAATATTGAATACACGATTTATTGATGCAACTGATCTTTGAATCATAGTATTTGATCTTATTATTCTCAAACAAGGTCCTATAAGCATTCCAATATACTGTTGAAATGCTATGAGTTCGCCGAAAGTCATTTCTCTATTTATTATTTTATAGCCTCCATAACCATAAATAAAAGCTGTTATTAGTCCGCCTAAAGAACTTCCTATTGCCCCGTTGCCAGAAATAATAACATCTAACTTTATAAATTTATTTATAATATCTTTTTCTTTCTTTAAATAATCTTTGAAAAATTTAAAAATAGATTTTGTAATAACTACATTCATTATATTGGAAATATATTCCTCAATTATATTTGATATATTTCCTGCATCATTTCTGATTTCCAATGTCTTTCTCGATATGATTTTATTAAACTTTGATTGAGAAAATATCAGTAGTATCTGCAGCACAATGACCAAAATCAGCAAACTTGATTGCATCTTTATCAAGAAAAATAATGCCATTATAGCCGTAAAGGTATCGACTATCACAGAAAACAGTATATCAACTCCAAAACTTTCTATTGTATATATATCGTTTTCTACCATACTTAATATATTGCCGGTTTTTATATTTGTAAAATAATCGCCTGATAATTTTGGTATATGCTTCAATAATTTTATTTTCAAATTAATCGAAACTCTCTTTTTCATTTTAGAATACATGTACTGTAATATTACATTTAATAATGAAGATAATATACTTATTGCTCCATATATTGTGGCAAGCTTTATTAATAATTCTATATTGCTATTTTTTATAGCATCATCCAATATCATTTTGGTTAATTGGGGTTGTAATAAGCCCAAAATGGATACTGTTAACATTATAAAAAATGCTACACATAAGCCAAGTTTGTTGTGTCTTAACAGTATTTTTATAAATCTTCTTATGTTTTTTTTATTGTTCATATTTTCATCTCCATATTATATACAACGGAAACTATGAATTTAAAATATTTTTTGCCACAAGGTCTGTTAATGTTTGTATTGATACAAAATCATATCTTGATATACTTAAATAGTCAAACTTTATGTCAAACTTTTCTTCCAATTTCTTTAACACTTCATAACAGTTATCGTTGTTTAACCCAATTTTTCTATTAAATAAACTGTATTTATAAATGTCATCATCAGACTTATTAAGTTTTAACACTTCTTTTACAACATTTGCTGTACCTAAAAGGATGCTATTGTCTTTATCATATAAGCCTTCTTTAAAATCATGATACCTTTTGCTGGCTAAAAAATCCTTATCCTCCCAATCATTTTTCACTGCAAGATTCTCAAGCTCATTGTTCAGCTCCTCAAACGTTATATCATGCTTTTTTGATAATATTCTGGCAATTATGCCTGTTAACTTCGCAGTCGACTGACTATTACATTTCCCAAATAGTCTGTATGAATTATTGATATTGCAATTCATATATGGATTGTTATCCATTATGCATTGAATTCTTTTATCCTTGTTGTACCAAAACGAATTTTCGCTTTCCAAAATAAAACCCTTGACACCTATGACATTGTTAAAAACAGCAGGATAGCTTTCTTCAAATCCGTTAGCAAGGGAACATACTATTATTTTTCCTTGCCGATACAATTCATCGCATATTTCATGCAAATCCTGAATCATTTCATTTGTTGTAACTGACAGGCTTAAATTTATCAATCTAATGTCCATATTAAGAAGATACTTTAATGCTTCCTCAAATATTTGTCTACTTGTTCTTCCATTTTTGCCTAATACTTTCACTACAAATATTTCAACATCATCAAATTCTCTCTTTATACTAGATGCGCAAGAAGTTCCATGTCCATTCTCATCTTCATAATTGTCTGTGGCTATTATATAATCATTATCACACTCAAAAGATATTCCACCGATTATATTACCCTTTAGATAATCATGGTTTATATCTATGCCTGAATCTACCAATGCTACTTTTACTTTGTTATTCAACACCTATCACCTTGCCTCATAAAAACATTAATTCATCTGCCATATTTTAGGCATCAATGTTCTTTTCATAAAATTGCAATTGTAGTCAAAAGCTCTTTTATCACTTAACAGTGTGTATACTTTTGCAGGGCATACTGTACAAAATAAATTTATTTTACAACTTTTGCAGTGTGGAATATTTCTAGTTTTTATATTATCAAAATTAGAAAATGCAGGAAGTTGTCTTTTAAACACCTTTTTAATGATTTCATCACTTAAATCAAAAATATGACAAATTTTAAATTCTTCATATCGTAACAATGGGCATAAATATATATTGCCATCATGATTTACAAACAATTGTGAATTTCCTGCCCAGCAGTTATTAGCTCGAAGCTTGTTTAAATCGTTAAAATCATTTACCCCATAGTAATGCATTGCAAACTCATCTTTTAAATATTTGTAGGAATATTTTCCTCTTCCAAACTTGCTAAAATTTCTAACAACTGCTCTCGTTCCCAAACTTTCATTTAATTTTAAAAAATTGTCAACATTATCTTCATTAAATTCCCCTGCCACCATTGATAAGCTTATATGTTTCATGCCGCTTTTCTTCAATAGCCTAACATTTTCAATAACCTTAGCAAAAGTTCCCTTCCCTCTTATTTTACTGCAGCTTTCTTCATCATACCCATCTAAGCTGATTTCTACAGCATAAACAGCATTTGTTATTTTTTCGATATCTTCTTCCTTTATCAATGTCGCATTTGTACATAAGACCACTTTCCCACCATATACCAATTTAATGTATTCCAAAATATAGTAAAAATCGTCTCTAACTAAAGGTTCTCCGCCTGAGATAACAACCTCTTGAGGCTTTAATTTTAAAATTTTATCAATCGCTCTTTTTATATCACTGGTTGATAAAATATCGTCTTTTTTTAAATAATTGTCTGCATCAACACAGCAATATTCACAGCTTAAATTACATCTGTTTGTTATGGAAAAGACTACTTTGGGGATAAAATCAATTTCAAACTCATAAGTTTGATCAGCATTCAACAAACCAATATTATCTAAACAATTTAATACGGATTTAAAATACTGTTGATCTTCTTCATCTTCAAATACCTCTATAGCGTTATTGACTGGAGTAGAGGTTTCAAGTGAATATTTTATTGCTTCGTAACATTCTATAGGTATCTTAATCCACTTGCCCGTTAATCTGTTACTCAATATCACGGTATTATCTTTTATAACAATGTCACAAATCTTATCTATAAAATATTTATTCTCCATCTTTATCACTTCCTAATTGTTCAAGTAACTTAGAATCTTGCCATCTTGTATTGTTATGCATACATCTGCTGATGCTGCTATATCTTTATTATGAGTTACCATAATCAAAGTCTGTCCAAATTTTTCTACACAGAGTTTAAAGAATTTCATCACTTCATCCGCTGTTTTACTGTCTAAATTACCTGTTGGTTCATCTGCAAATATTATATCTGGTTTGTTTGATAGTGCCCTTGCTATTGCTACTCTTTGCTGCTGTCCTCCTGAGAGTTCATTTGGAAAGCTTTTTATCTTGCTCTCTAGTCCTAAAATTTCTATTATTTCCGATATGTAGTCCTTATCTATTTTTTTATTATCTAATGATACTGGCAATGTTATATTTTCATACACGTCTATAACTGGTATAAGGTTAAAGCTTTGAAATACAAATCCGAAGTTTCGCCTTCTCAGTATCGAAAGTTTTTCTTCTGATAGATTAAATATATTCTCACCATTTAATAATACTTCACCTGATGTAGGCACATCTAGTCCTGCCATGCAGTGAAGCAGCGTACTCTTACCTGAACCGCTGGGGCCTATTATAGTAGTGAATTTTCCCTTTTCTATAGAAACTGATACTTCCTTTAAAGCCTCTACTTTATTGTCACCTTTACCGTATATCTTAGTCAATTTTACTGTCTCTAATATGCTCATAATCTCCACCTCATCTTTTATTCGGTTATATTTAAGCCTTCTACTATATTAAGCTTTTCTACTTTCTTTGCAGATACATAAGATGACAATATGCATATAACTATAACTATAGCACTGTACAATAGTATTGGTATAACTGGAAGTTTAAATTGCAGCCTTTCGCTTATGTTAAATCCAGCCTTGTACTGCCTGTTTACCAAACTGTAAAATGAATAAACGTTGTAACTGCCTATTAAAGCCGCTATTATGCTGCTTAAAAGGCCATAAATAATCGATTCTTTTATTATCATGCTTTTAAGCTGTTTGGCTGTCATGCCTATTGCTCTAAGTGTAGCAAACTCATTTGTACGTATCAATAAGTTAGTTTTTAGCGTATTATATACATTCATGCCTGCTATTAGTAATATCAATGCTACGATCACCATGTCTGATTTCAATACTCCCGTAAATCCTTTTTGGCTCTTTTCAATATAGCTTAGCTTACTTTCCATTTCTGCAAATGGCTTATTCTCTAAAATCTTGTTTATTCTATTATACACATAAGTGTCCTTTCCCGCCTCAGACTGCACACTGATCTGGTCATATGTACTTTTCCCCGAAATGGTCATTAAGTACTTTTGAGGAAGGATTATCTCCATCCTGGCTCCCCGTGTACTGTCACCTTTAGCTATCCATTCCTGCTTTAATAGTGCACCTACTCTGATATTTTTATCTTCATATGCTATTTTGCCATTTCTGATAACAGGAATCCTTATTGTCATGATATCACCAACTTTTAAATCTTTTCTAATTCCTTTGAGCTTATGTTTAAAAATATCATAATAATAGTTATACACAACTGCATTTGGATATTTATCTGATGAATTATTCAGCGATGACATGTCCCCTTTATCTATATACTTCTTAAATCCCTGCAACTGATCATCATCATAGCCTTTTACTTCTATCATTGTTTCCACATTTTTTTTTGTATCTGAAATTCCATTGTACTTTTTAAAGTCATTTTCTAAATCATTTACATCAGATTCCAAAAAACCTTCCATAGATACCTTTGTACCTACTTTTTTCACTCCTTCTATCTGAGATATGGCTTTTACATCATCATTTGTATAACCTGTAAAATATAGATCTATATTTGGACCAAACAACAATTTAAAATCATAGTCCTGCATGTTTAAAACATACGGTGTTGTATTATACACCGCATCTCGGTTGTTAAGAAATGCAATATCATCTATAAATAAATATCCTGCCATTGCTACTGATACGACTATTATTATAGTCCTCCACTTATTTCTCCACACATTTTTATATGCCATCTCACCTGTTATACCAGATATCTTTTTTATAAACTTATGGTATCCTCTATTTCTTTGTTTTCCACCTGATCTATCGCTCTTTCTCATAGCTTCTATTGGTGATATCATTCCTGACATCCATATGGGTATTATACTTGATAATATGACTGTTGCTGTACCGACTATTAATGCATTCCATATGTTTTTCGCACTTATGTACACTGTTGATTGTGATACATCTAAAAATGCAAAGTTAAACAACTTCATCCCAATATATGAAAATGCAATTCCCATCAATAGACCAAGAGATAATCCAATGATGAGAATAAATAAGCTTTGAAATCCTATTATCAGTCTCACTTGTTTCTTTGACGACCCTATAGCCCTCATCATGCCTATTTGCTTTATCATGTCTATTAAAGATATGTTAAACATGTTATATATAAGAAGAATCGCTGTAATTACTATCAAAATATTAAAATGACGTACAGAAGCATTCGTATTTTGAGAACTGTAATCATCAAGTGCTGTTACCAGTTGTATATTTAGGTCATAATCCCATCTTCCTATATTATATCTCTCTCTTATCTGATTCAACTGACCCGATAGATTAGCCTTTGATTTCAATTTGACGATTTCTTCATATGTTATAAAATTGTTAGGCAGTACATTATTTACGCCTTCTTTAAAGTATGTAAATCCTCTCAGTGAATAGTACCCCTCATAATATTGTTTGGGCTTATCTAATATCCCCACCAATTTGAAGGACTTGTTTTCCATGTATATTTGGTTCAGGCCGTTTTCATCTTTATATTCCCTTTTGATTTTAAAATTTATTGTCTCACCCAGCTTTTCTTTAAGTCCCATCTTTTTTAAAGCCTGTGATTCTAATACTATTTCTCCTTGTTTATTAGGTAAATGTCCTTTTATAAGAGTGTATCCACTCATTTCTATGTAGTCTTTGTCTGTTGAATTTAATATCATTGAAATACCATTATCAGTAACAAGATTTCCTAGATTAGCTGCTACTGCAGATTTACTTACGTCTTTATCATTTTTTATTTTCTCAGTCAAGTCTTTATTTAGATTAGTAAATATGCCCTGATATGTTCCATACATTTTGTAAATATTAGCAAGCTGGTTTCTGCTCTGGCTTTCAAATATAACGTTAGTACCAAATACAAGCATTACTGCCAAGGCGACACCTAATACTAAAGCAATCGTCCTTCCTCTTTGTTTTTTCAGATATGCTAATGCTAAATGTATATATACATTCATTTCTATCCTCCATTGATAATTTGAATAATTTTATCTCTATCGTATTTCTCC contains the following coding sequences:
- a CDS encoding ABC transporter permease, with amino-acid sequence MNVYIHLALAYLKKQRGRTIALVLGVALAVMLVFGTNVIFESQSRNQLANIYKMYGTYQGIFTNLNKDLTEKIKNDKDVSKSAVAANLGNLVTDNGISMILNSTDKDYIEMSGYTLIKGHLPNKQGEIVLESQALKKMGLKEKLGETINFKIKREYKDENGLNQIYMENKSFKLVGILDKPKQYYEGYYSLRGFTYFKEGVNNVLPNNFITYEEIVKLKSKANLSGQLNQIRERYNIGRWDYDLNIQLVTALDDYSSQNTNASVRHFNILIVITAILLIYNMFNISLIDMIKQIGMMRAIGSSKKQVRLIIGFQSLFILIIGLSLGLLMGIAFSYIGMKLFNFAFLDVSQSTVYISAKNIWNALIVGTATVILSSIIPIWMSGMISPIEAMRKSDRSGGKQRNRGYHKFIKKISGITGEMAYKNVWRNKWRTIIIVVSVAMAGYLFIDDIAFLNNRDAVYNTTPYVLNMQDYDFKLLFGPNIDLYFTGYTNDDVKAISQIEGVKKVGTKVSMEGFLESDVNDLENDFKKYNGISDTKKNVETMIEVKGYDDDQLQGFKKYIDKGDMSSLNNSSDKYPNAVVYNYYYDIFKHKLKGIRKDLKVGDIMTIRIPVIRNGKIAYEDKNIRVGALLKQEWIAKGDSTRGARMEIILPQKYLMTISGKSTYDQISVQSEAGKDTYVYNRINKILENKPFAEMESKLSYIEKSQKGFTGVLKSDMVIVALILLIAGMNVYNTLKTNLLIRTNEFATLRAIGMTAKQLKSMIIKESIIYGLLSSIIAALIGSYNVYSFYSLVNRQYKAGFNISERLQFKLPVIPILLYSAIVIVICILSSYVSAKKVEKLNIVEGLNITE
- a CDS encoding endonuclease/exonuclease/phosphatase family protein, which translates into the protein MTINILTWNIKAGQNKDGGYPDPKTENLDKIADEIKTSGASIVCLQEVDAYTIRSGTNIHQAEYISNKLTAITGTTWNYKYITSINMNPCYYGNAIISSCSLTTALRVYLSKVNSSENRSFLLVRVDFGSSYFYVGTAHLGLNGDQVIQAQKIKDELNNNGFSNERLIIGCDLNDGENSDTYNIMLNNVFSMVDSGPAGICTLECYNNSNNPKIDFLFNCGTSIDATKSKVLQVDISDHRPVMAYIND
- a CDS encoding metal ABC transporter permease produces the protein MLNIFTYDFMIRAFLAGGFISVIAPLVGSFLVLRRLSQMGDTLSHVALSGVAAGFLIGINPTIGSIIFVIISSFGIERLRKSYFRYSEISIAVVMSAGMAIAVILLSLSSGSPANIMNYLFGSIISINNTDVLLSLLLSIAVITVIYIFYKELLYITFDEEAALISGIPVNMVNIIFTMIVAITVAVSMRIVGALLVSALMVIPAAASLKIAKNFRQTIFYAILFSFISVFAGIILSFYLNLSPGGSIVIVSLIIMGLASIKKAGN
- a CDS encoding radical SAM/SPASM domain-containing protein, producing MENKYFIDKICDIVIKDNTVILSNRLTGKWIKIPIECYEAIKYSLETSTPVNNAIEVFEDEEDQQYFKSVLNCLDNIGLLNADQTYEFEIDFIPKVVFSITNRCNLSCEYCCVDADNYLKKDDILSTSDIKRAIDKILKLKPQEVVISGGEPLVRDDFYYILEYIKLVYGGKVVLCTNATLIKEEDIEKITNAVYAVEISLDGYDEESCSKIRGKGTFAKVIENVRLLKKSGMKHISLSMVAGEFNEDNVDNFLKLNESLGTRAVVRNFSKFGRGKYSYKYLKDEFAMHYYGVNDFNDLNKLRANNCWAGNSQLFVNHDGNIYLCPLLRYEEFKICHIFDLSDEIIKKVFKRQLPAFSNFDNIKTRNIPHCKSCKINLFCTVCPAKVYTLLSDKRAFDYNCNFMKRTLMPKIWQMN
- a CDS encoding VanZ family protein, whose protein sequence is MLEFNILFKILFLVIYVIIALKLYYKKAKFEKYIIYAVLVVYIAVLINTVFFPIPIQSDMIQFLNGTKNKSYNLIPLLPMIHYTKIQIIGNIVLLMPLAFLMPFINYKYISFRKNISLCTITSFCIEITQLLVSLIYGFAYKICDINDFILNVFGALIGYIFFKILLHIFKKDNHLFCESPQQDFQ
- a CDS encoding metal ABC transporter ATP-binding protein, whose product is MGKIVELKDVSFSYDDKKVFNNINLTIDDGEFVGLIGPNGSGKSTLVKIMIGDLTPSSGEVLINGINVKDIKNRSIIGYVPQKSYSFNASFPASVKEVVSMGLYGKLGLFKKLSKDDWEIVNNALNTVDMIDYKDRLIGNLSGGQQQRVFIARALVSNPKILFLDEPTTGIDAKSEDTLYKILDTLNKENKITIIMVTHDVWAITDKVSRIVCMGNGKLYDRCDTLDFSKKGLAEIYGYPVKLDMHHHQSENINNRL
- a CDS encoding S8 family serine peptidase → MLNNKVKVALVDSGIDINHDYLKGNIIGGISFECDNDYIIATDNYEDENGHGTSCASSIKREFDDVEIFVVKVLGKNGRTSRQIFEEALKYLLNMDIRLINLSLSVTTNEMIQDLHEICDELYRQGKIIVCSLANGFEESYPAVFNNVIGVKGFILESENSFWYNKDKRIQCIMDNNPYMNCNINNSYRLFGKCNSQSTAKLTGIIARILSKKHDITFEELNNELENLAVKNDWEDKDFLASKRYHDFKEGLYDKDNSILLGTANVVKEVLKLNKSDDDIYKYSLFNRKIGLNNDNCYEVLKKLEEKFDIKFDYLSISRYDFVSIQTLTDLVAKNILNS
- a CDS encoding ABC transporter ATP-binding protein — its product is MSILETVKLTKIYGKGDNKVEALKEVSVSIEKGKFTTIIGPSGSGKSTLLHCMAGLDVPTSGEVLLNGENIFNLSEEKLSILRRRNFGFVFQSFNLIPVIDVYENITLPVSLDNKKIDKDYISEIIEILGLESKIKSFPNELSGGQQQRVAIARALSNKPDIIFADEPTGNLDSKTADEVMKFFKLCVEKFGQTLIMVTHNKDIAASADVCITIQDGKILSYLNN
- a CDS encoding ABC transporter ATP-binding protein, with product MNNKKNIRRFIKILLRHNKLGLCVAFFIMLTVSILGLLQPQLTKMILDDAIKNSNIELLIKLATIYGAISILSSLLNVILQYMYSKMKKRVSINLKIKLLKHIPKLSGDYFTNIKTGNILSMVENDIYTIESFGVDILFSVIVDTFTAIMALFFLIKMQSSLLILVIVLQILLIFSQSKFNKIISRKTLEIRNDAGNISNIIEEYISNIMNVVITKSIFKFFKDYLKKEKDIINKFIKLDVIISGNGAIGSSLGGLITAFIYGYGGYKIINREMTFGELIAFQQYIGMLIGPCLRIIRSNTMIQRSVASINRVFNIVDEPISIKQDNKGYRCDNFKGDISFNDVSFSYKDNNKILDKISLKFENGKVTALVGASGCGKSTIAKLVYRLWDVDEGNITIDDVPINEYNLKHIRSKISIVTQDLLLFDDTILNNLTLNRNIDRDYVDKICKEVDIYDFITNLPQEFETIVGEKGVKLSGGQKQRIAIARAILSDSKIVIFDEATSALDSLSQKHISENIDKYLKDKTVVKIAHRLSTIKDADTIYVIDKGKVVEEGNFEELVEKGGYFYSFIKEQNMEADIDSIA